One stretch of Paenibacillus sp. AN1007 DNA includes these proteins:
- a CDS encoding DUF5696 domain-containing protein — MKKKRTALAAAILAASLFMSQNVNYAESVSERVAATSGDSQETSKNTSVESSETQQASSEQESTAANPEHEGKEQSAASNSGGNTASANQQKNGAAAVPEGMEAAAENDGLILYLKPETTEIAIKDKQNGAMWFSNPQDREQDAIATGYNKSQLNVQFELTYYDNTGNALKYDNFTHSVESGQFEVEKVEDGFNIVYTLGEVKSDIEAIPKYISEERFNTLILAKLEEKDQKEIEKRFKYDEQNKRYERRDSSLKGVGLSKVTKIFESINYDEAQIAIDKAAYGEEENGSESVVVPVHYRLEEGRLRVSIPENGIQYPDTMKIQSLSLLPFFGASGPKDKGYSLVPDGSGSLIYFNNKKTSVSPYSTALYGSDHAVNQLTQIQKEQIARIPVFGMSYGDKGYLAVIDKGDAVASVEADVSGRLNQYNTVHSSFALSSMEEVTLTNGWRSSTVKRFQAQPFHNEMAVVYQFLGADHASYSGMAAAYREYLTEQKKLTRLADDTKLPFYVELIGGIPKKKFFLGIPYNAYEPLTTFEEAQDILKEMQSLGVKDIQLRYSGWFGGGIHHDMPKSIDVDKKLGGTKGLHSLQAYAQQHGFGFYPDVSFLEAFPEAKGFKKSYASRQITGKLAQLFPYRISTFTRDDEVSPGYVISPEAVPGIVSGFLQDYKQMGLSGLSLRDLGEQLNSDFNRANVINREQAKEVVKQQLEQIQSSGAALLVEGGNSYAGPYARHIVDAPVSSSGFNITDEAVPFFQMVYHGYVQYTGKAWNMADDQDSHMQMLRAIETGSAPYYTWFYADPSAIKLTSFDALFSADYRRWIQESAARYQELSSVLQDVQNQSIVKHEKLSKGVYQTTFEKGKTVIVNYNDTAVDLNGIRVAAKSYQVGGDMPE, encoded by the coding sequence ATGAAAAAAAAGCGTACTGCATTGGCTGCGGCTATCCTCGCTGCAAGCTTGTTCATGTCTCAAAATGTTAACTATGCGGAATCCGTATCGGAACGGGTGGCAGCCACATCTGGCGATTCACAAGAGACGAGTAAGAATACATCTGTTGAGTCGTCTGAAACACAACAAGCTTCATCGGAGCAGGAGTCTACGGCGGCGAATCCTGAACACGAGGGAAAGGAGCAGTCTGCTGCAAGCAACTCGGGAGGGAATACAGCGTCTGCGAATCAACAGAAGAACGGAGCCGCAGCTGTTCCTGAAGGGATGGAAGCTGCGGCAGAGAATGACGGTCTGATTCTGTATTTAAAGCCGGAAACGACAGAGATTGCGATCAAGGATAAGCAGAACGGAGCCATGTGGTTTTCCAACCCGCAGGATCGTGAACAGGATGCCATCGCTACCGGTTATAACAAGTCCCAGCTGAATGTGCAGTTTGAATTGACGTATTACGATAATACGGGCAATGCGCTCAAATACGATAATTTTACGCACAGTGTAGAAAGCGGTCAGTTTGAAGTTGAAAAAGTAGAGGACGGCTTCAACATCGTTTACACGCTGGGTGAAGTCAAAAGTGATATTGAAGCCATCCCTAAATATATTAGCGAGGAACGATTTAACACGTTGATTCTCGCGAAACTGGAGGAGAAGGATCAGAAGGAGATCGAGAAGCGCTTTAAGTATGATGAACAGAATAAGCGCTACGAAAGACGGGACTCTTCCCTGAAAGGTGTAGGTTTATCCAAAGTAACCAAAATTTTTGAGTCCATCAACTATGACGAGGCACAGATCGCAATAGACAAAGCGGCCTACGGTGAAGAGGAAAACGGGAGCGAAAGTGTCGTTGTGCCTGTCCACTATCGGCTGGAGGAAGGACGTTTGCGTGTATCCATCCCGGAGAACGGTATCCAGTACCCGGATACGATGAAGATTCAATCGTTGTCTCTACTTCCGTTTTTTGGAGCCAGCGGACCAAAGGACAAAGGATATAGTCTGGTACCGGACGGATCGGGATCGCTGATTTATTTTAATAATAAAAAAACATCGGTATCCCCATACAGCACAGCCCTGTATGGCAGCGATCATGCCGTGAACCAGCTTACCCAGATTCAGAAGGAACAGATAGCGAGAATACCAGTGTTTGGCATGAGTTATGGAGATAAAGGGTATCTTGCGGTCATCGATAAAGGCGATGCGGTCGCATCGGTCGAGGCGGATGTCAGCGGCAGATTGAATCAGTACAACACCGTGCATTCAAGCTTTGCGCTGAGCAGCATGGAAGAGGTTACCCTTACGAATGGCTGGCGTTCCAGCACAGTCAAACGGTTTCAGGCGCAGCCTTTTCATAACGAGATGGCCGTGGTCTATCAATTTCTGGGCGCAGATCATGCGAGCTATTCCGGCATGGCCGCTGCCTATCGGGAATATCTGACGGAGCAAAAGAAACTCACCCGTTTGGCTGATGACACTAAACTGCCTTTCTACGTGGAACTAATCGGGGGTATTCCGAAGAAAAAATTTTTCCTCGGCATCCCGTACAATGCCTATGAACCACTGACGACGTTTGAAGAGGCACAGGATATTTTGAAAGAAATGCAGAGCCTTGGTGTGAAGGACATCCAGCTTCGCTACTCGGGATGGTTTGGCGGAGGCATCCATCACGATATGCCGAAGTCTATCGATGTTGACAAGAAGCTTGGTGGCACTAAAGGTTTGCACAGCCTGCAGGCCTATGCACAGCAGCATGGTTTTGGATTCTACCCGGATGTATCCTTCCTGGAGGCGTTCCCGGAAGCAAAAGGATTCAAAAAATCATATGCTTCACGCCAAATTACGGGCAAACTTGCGCAGTTGTTTCCTTACCGGATCTCCACCTTTACGCGGGATGATGAAGTTTCTCCGGGATATGTCATCAGTCCGGAGGCGGTGCCAGGCATTGTGAGCGGATTTTTGCAGGATTACAAGCAAATGGGGCTTTCGGGTCTATCCCTTCGGGATTTAGGTGAGCAGCTGAATTCCGATTTTAACCGCGCTAACGTGATCAATCGCGAGCAGGCCAAAGAAGTTGTGAAGCAGCAGCTTGAGCAGATACAGAGTTCGGGGGCAGCCCTTCTTGTGGAAGGCGGCAATAGTTATGCAGGTCCGTATGCCAGACATATTGTGGATGCACCTGTGAGCAGCAGTGGGTTTAACATCACGGATGAAGCGGTGCCTTTTTTCCAAATGGTATATCACGGCTATGTACAGTACACAGGAAAAGCATGGAACATGGCCGATGATCAGGACTCCCATATGCAGATGCTGCGGGCCATCGAAACCGGATCGGCACCGTATTACACGTGGTTTTATGCAGATCCATCCGCGATCAAACTGACAAGTTTTGATGCGTTATTTTCAGCCGATTATCGGCGCTGGATTCAGGAATCTGCTGCCCGCTATCAGGAACTCAGCAGCGTACTGCAGGATGTACAGAATCAAAGCATCGTTAAACATGAGAAGCTGAGCAAGGGCGTTTATCAAACGACTTTTGAAAAAGGCAAAACAGTCATTGTGAATTACAATGACACCGCTGTGGATCTAAACGGCATACGTGTGGCAGCGAAGAGCTACCAGGTAGGAGGTGACATGCCGGAATGA
- a CDS encoding Yip1 family protein yields the protein MSLIKELKYSLHVAVRPFDGYWDLKYENKGRLRVALLVLLAVTVTMILKRQFAGYVVNDNYPLSLNSVNEFKYIVLPFLLWCISNWSLTTLMDGEGKFKDIVIAAGYAMLPLILVNIPNILLSNVITLRESSFYYLLDSFGVIWFVWLLFIGTKTVHQYSVMKTMMTMLLTLVVMGVVIFLGLLFFSLIQQIISFGYTLFQEITLRE from the coding sequence ATGTCGTTAATTAAAGAACTCAAATACTCGCTGCATGTTGCGGTGCGTCCTTTCGACGGATACTGGGATTTGAAATATGAAAATAAAGGAAGACTTCGTGTTGCACTGCTGGTGCTGCTTGCTGTGACCGTAACGATGATCCTGAAGCGGCAGTTTGCCGGATATGTTGTCAATGACAACTACCCGCTTTCGCTCAACAGTGTTAACGAGTTCAAATATATCGTGCTCCCATTCCTTCTCTGGTGCATTTCCAATTGGTCGCTGACCACACTGATGGACGGGGAAGGCAAATTCAAAGACATCGTCATTGCAGCGGGATATGCGATGCTTCCGCTTATACTGGTCAACATTCCCAATATTTTGCTGAGTAATGTGATCACGCTGCGTGAATCTTCTTTTTATTACCTGCTTGATTCGTTCGGTGTCATCTGGTTTGTGTGGCTGCTTTTTATCGGAACCAAGACGGTACATCAGTATTCGGTCATGAAAACGATGATGACCATGCTGCTTACGCTGGTTGTGATGGGTGTTGTCATCTTCCTGGGCCTGCTTTTCTTTAGCCTGATCCAGCAAATTATCAGTTTCGGTTATACCCTCTTTCAGGAGATTACACTGCGCGAATAG
- a CDS encoding gluconolactonase, translating into MRVKSWLIVLAASLLIAGLGHNQAHAAPYEGYTYNYWGDAVKSPIAFLPSRVITGDEAGTGAWQSPLDLYAAKDGLLYVLDSGNGRIVVLNEKWETVRVIQNFKHDGKQDNFNNPEGLFVTEAGRIYVADTDNRRIVELKQDGTFVRAIGAPESEVLSDTFEYFPRKVIVDKAGRIYVVGRGVFEGLIEFDSDGRFTGFMGTNRVQFDPVDLFWKTVSTKEQREKMIRFIPLEFNNADVDDGGFIYTTTADKNTASAVKRLNPSGIDVLRVNGEFAPVGDLTFNRSSFVDIKVSSNGVYRALDSTRGRVFTYNEDGNLLYVIGQLGNQIGTFKNPVAIESYGDAVYVLDRDLGRITEFKATTFGSLVNEANRLYSSGKHTEAAKLWQEVLRLDANYEMAYVGIGKSMLREGKYKEAMTYLKLGNDREYYSKALAKYRREYMREYFGMYMTIAIGLLVGVIIWRRIARARNERGIGDVVN; encoded by the coding sequence ATGAGAGTGAAATCATGGCTAATCGTTCTGGCAGCTTCCCTGCTGATTGCCGGACTCGGACATAACCAGGCTCATGCGGCACCGTATGAGGGGTATACCTACAACTATTGGGGAGATGCGGTGAAGTCACCGATTGCTTTTCTTCCCTCTAGAGTCATCACAGGTGATGAGGCCGGAACAGGAGCTTGGCAGTCTCCGCTGGATTTATATGCTGCGAAAGATGGCCTGCTCTATGTTCTGGATTCTGGAAATGGGCGGATCGTTGTCTTAAATGAGAAATGGGAAACGGTTCGGGTCATCCAGAATTTTAAACATGACGGGAAGCAGGACAACTTTAACAATCCTGAAGGGCTCTTTGTGACGGAGGCGGGGCGAATTTACGTAGCCGATACGGATAACAGACGCATTGTAGAGCTGAAGCAGGATGGTACATTTGTCCGTGCCATCGGTGCGCCAGAGTCGGAAGTGCTTAGTGATACGTTTGAGTATTTCCCTAGAAAGGTCATCGTGGACAAAGCCGGACGAATCTATGTCGTTGGTCGGGGTGTCTTCGAAGGACTGATTGAATTTGATAGTGACGGGCGATTTACGGGATTTATGGGCACGAACCGTGTGCAGTTTGATCCGGTTGATCTGTTCTGGAAAACCGTATCCACCAAGGAGCAGCGCGAGAAAATGATTCGGTTTATCCCGCTCGAGTTCAACAACGCAGACGTGGATGATGGCGGGTTTATCTACACCACAACAGCGGACAAAAATACAGCTTCAGCAGTCAAAAGGTTGAATCCGTCCGGTATTGACGTACTTCGGGTCAACGGTGAATTTGCACCAGTCGGAGACTTGACCTTCAATCGCTCTTCCTTCGTAGATATCAAGGTGTCCAGTAACGGCGTCTATCGCGCGCTGGATTCAACAAGAGGACGGGTGTTCACGTATAACGAGGATGGCAATCTGCTGTATGTCATTGGTCAGCTTGGCAATCAGATCGGTACGTTTAAAAATCCGGTTGCCATTGAAAGCTATGGTGATGCGGTCTATGTGCTGGATCGGGATCTCGGCCGGATTACGGAATTCAAGGCGACCACCTTTGGAAGTTTGGTTAACGAAGCCAATCGGCTCTACAGCTCGGGCAAACATACAGAAGCCGCCAAGTTGTGGCAGGAGGTACTGCGCCTTGATGCCAACTATGAGATGGCTTACGTCGGTATCGGCAAATCCATGCTGCGAGAAGGAAAATACAAAGAAGCGATGACCTATCTGAAGCTGGGGAATGACCGTGAATATTATTCCAAAGCATTGGCGAAATATCGGAGAGAGTACATGCGGGAATATTTCGGAATGTACATGACGATAGCCATCGGGCTGCTGGTCGGTGTGATCATCTGGCGCCGAATAGCGAGAGCAAGAAACGAGAGGGGGATCGGAGATGTCGTTAATTAA
- a CDS encoding carbohydrate ABC transporter permease — MKIALRMKRKINRSWQVDILLFLLLGGFGAFMAVPLIYVINNAFKPLDELFIFPPTLFVRNPTFENFSDLFQVMKNSWVPFSRYIFNTVFITAAGTFGHIILASAAAYPLAKHKFRGHKVLFTVIVLSLMFSPHVTAIPNYMIMSTLGWLDSYQAIIIPAFAYPLGLYLMKQFMEQIPDALLEAAKMDGASEYRIFLQVVMPLVKPAWLTLLILMMQMLWGTDGGSFIYSEQLKTMHYAMGQIVQGGIARAGVGAAVAVIMMTVPIVTFVLSQSNVIQTMASSGMKD, encoded by the coding sequence ATGAAGATAGCCCTGCGTATGAAACGAAAAATCAACCGATCTTGGCAGGTCGATATCCTGCTGTTCCTGCTGCTTGGCGGATTTGGTGCATTTATGGCAGTTCCACTCATCTATGTCATCAATAATGCGTTTAAACCACTGGATGAGCTGTTCATATTCCCGCCAACTTTGTTTGTTCGGAATCCAACGTTTGAGAACTTTTCTGATTTATTTCAGGTAATGAAAAATTCATGGGTTCCTTTTTCGAGATACATTTTTAATACGGTGTTCATTACGGCAGCCGGTACATTCGGTCATATCATTCTGGCCTCTGCGGCAGCATACCCGCTGGCGAAACACAAGTTTCGCGGACACAAGGTTTTGTTCACCGTGATTGTATTGTCCCTGATGTTCTCACCGCATGTCACGGCCATTCCCAACTATATGATCATGTCGACGCTCGGCTGGCTTGATTCGTATCAAGCGATCATTATTCCGGCTTTTGCTTATCCACTCGGCTTATATCTGATGAAGCAGTTTATGGAGCAGATTCCGGATGCACTGCTGGAGGCGGCCAAAATGGATGGTGCGAGCGAATACCGGATTTTCCTCCAGGTGGTTATGCCGCTTGTTAAACCGGCCTGGTTAACCCTGCTCATCCTGATGATGCAGATGCTGTGGGGAACGGATGGCGGCAGCTTTATCTACAGTGAGCAGCTCAAAACGATGCATTACGCCATGGGACAGATTGTTCAAGGGGGAATTGCTCGTGCAGGGGTAGGAGCTGCCGTTGCTGTCATCATGATGACGGTGCCGATCGTGACGTTTGTATTGTCGCAGAGCAATGTCATTCAAACGATGGCTTCATCCGGCATGAAGGATTAA
- a CDS encoding sugar ABC transporter permease — MPGKWELFVRDMKRDKHLYVLLSPYMLLFLLFTVFPVIISIFFSFTNFNMLEFPQWVGWENYSKLLWNDDVFLIGLKNTIIFSVVTGPVSYIACFVFAWLINELNPKVRAFMTLIFFAPSISGNVFFIWQIIFSGDSYGIMNGFLMKTGILYEPILWLQDPKYMLAIIMLVQLWLSLGTSFLAFIAGLQTVDRTLYEAGAIDGVQNRWQELWYITLPSMRPQLMFGAVIQITASLAVAEVATALAGFPSVQYGAHTIVTHLMDYGTIRFEMGYASAIATVLFGLMLGSNLLVQKLLKRVGE, encoded by the coding sequence ATGCCGGGGAAATGGGAACTCTTTGTCAGAGATATGAAGCGGGATAAGCATCTGTATGTGCTGCTATCTCCGTATATGTTGTTATTTTTATTATTTACGGTGTTTCCCGTCATCATCTCCATTTTCTTCAGTTTTACCAATTTCAATATGCTGGAGTTTCCACAATGGGTCGGCTGGGAGAATTATTCCAAGCTGCTCTGGAATGATGATGTGTTCTTAATTGGTCTCAAAAATACGATTATTTTCTCGGTAGTCACCGGCCCTGTCAGCTATATCGCCTGTTTCGTATTTGCTTGGCTGATCAATGAGCTGAATCCCAAGGTGAGAGCCTTTATGACCCTGATTTTTTTTGCGCCTTCGATTTCGGGTAATGTGTTTTTTATTTGGCAAATTATTTTCTCCGGGGATTCGTACGGTATTATGAATGGCTTCTTGATGAAAACAGGCATTCTCTATGAGCCGATTCTATGGCTGCAGGATCCGAAATATATGCTGGCGATTATTATGCTTGTGCAGCTGTGGCTCAGTTTGGGAACCAGTTTTCTGGCATTCATCGCCGGTTTGCAGACCGTGGATCGTACGCTGTATGAAGCAGGCGCCATCGATGGAGTGCAGAATCGCTGGCAGGAGCTGTGGTACATTACGCTGCCTTCGATGCGGCCTCAGCTGATGTTTGGTGCGGTGATTCAGATTACCGCGTCCTTGGCGGTTGCCGAAGTCGCTACGGCGCTGGCCGGTTTCCCAAGTGTGCAGTATGGTGCGCATACGATCGTCACTCACTTGATGGATTACGGAACGATCCGCTTCGAAATGGGTTATGCGTCTGCCATCGCAACGGTGTTATTCGGTCTGATGCTGGGTTCCAACCTGCTTGTACAAAAGCTTCTGAAGAGAGTGGGGGAATAG
- a CDS encoding extracellular solute-binding protein, whose translation MKFTLSRVTIVVVMVMLVVVYAISSSGASGNSKTGNRTSDLSRVMPISESAAEGSYDYYLQQYRNEKRPSREIIIKGADYTAAEGMKPEMITELGGETGRFIRTEESGSVAWEVDVPESGMYHMTLRYYPIQGKSSAIERELWIDGNLPFATARNMSFHRVWVNEKDEIEQDNRGNDLRPRQIEAPMWQESILRDKEGYYEEPYQFYFSAGKHSIKFVSTREPMVIDSIKLHHYEEPPSYAELKQEYEQKGYAATSGHLIKVQGEQAAYKSSPTLYPITDRSSTSTEPYDVSKIRMNTIGGNNWRVPGQWIAWEMDVPEDGLYKIAIKGRQELLRGIYSTRSLQIDNKIPFKEMTQIPFFYDSDWQMNVLGSEEEPYLFYLTKGKHDLQLEVSLGAIAPLIRQVEASVLEINAMYRKILMITGNVPDPYRDYQLEKQIPDMVDVFHEQSDILNAVSEELIRLTGEKSDKTAILNKTAYQLADLANKPETVQKRLSQFKINVGSVGSWLLEVREQPLEIDYLLLASPDEKLPKANDSAFRKAGHEVSSFFHSFFEDYDTIGSTADEDKSVTVWIGTGRDQAQVLKAMIDDTFTPLTGISVNLKLVNADVLLRASLAGEGPDVAMQVGNDVPVNFGMRHAAEDLSTYPGYHELIKQFRDSAMVPYQFEDQVFALPEQQIFNMLFYRKDILEQLDLEPPQTWEDVYAMIPVLQKHNMEMALPLAQTTGVPVLEVNRAYAMLLYQMGGSFYLDQGARSGMDTETGLEAFKEWTNFYTSYKLPLTFDFPMRFRTGEMPVGIMDYTFYNYLSVSAPEIKGLWEFIPVPGIKQQDGSIKRDVASGGTATVMLKQSKHKDAAWEFMKWWVSKDAQVRFGREMEGLMGAAARYPTANIEALQELPWPIRDYRSLEEQWDWVQGVPEVPGGYFTGRHLDNALREVVNNGTNSTDAIYDYVQEINYEIQQKRKEFKLDGMR comes from the coding sequence GTGAAATTCACATTATCCCGAGTGACGATTGTTGTCGTCATGGTAATGCTCGTCGTGGTGTATGCGATATCCAGTTCCGGGGCAAGTGGTAATTCCAAAACCGGAAATCGAACATCAGATCTGAGCCGTGTGATGCCGATATCGGAATCGGCTGCTGAGGGCAGTTACGATTATTACCTGCAGCAGTATCGGAACGAGAAGCGGCCTTCAAGGGAAATTATCATTAAGGGAGCTGATTACACAGCTGCCGAAGGGATGAAGCCCGAGATGATTACGGAGCTCGGCGGCGAAACGGGCAGGTTCATAAGAACAGAGGAGAGTGGTTCCGTCGCCTGGGAAGTGGATGTTCCTGAATCAGGAATGTATCACATGACTTTGCGCTATTACCCGATTCAGGGCAAGAGCTCTGCCATCGAACGTGAATTATGGATCGACGGGAATCTGCCCTTCGCGACAGCGCGGAATATGAGCTTTCACCGGGTATGGGTCAATGAAAAAGACGAAATTGAACAGGACAACAGAGGCAATGACTTACGTCCGCGTCAGATTGAAGCACCCATGTGGCAGGAGTCCATCCTGAGAGATAAAGAAGGCTATTATGAAGAGCCGTACCAGTTTTATTTTTCAGCAGGGAAACACTCCATAAAGTTCGTCTCGACGAGGGAACCGATGGTCATTGATTCGATCAAACTTCATCATTATGAGGAACCGCCATCCTATGCCGAACTGAAGCAGGAGTACGAGCAGAAGGGATACGCGGCAACCAGCGGACATTTGATCAAAGTTCAAGGGGAGCAGGCCGCTTACAAGTCATCACCGACACTGTACCCGATTACAGATCGATCCAGCACATCGACGGAGCCGTACGATGTTTCCAAGATTAGAATGAACACGATTGGCGGAAACAACTGGCGTGTGCCGGGGCAGTGGATTGCATGGGAAATGGATGTACCAGAGGATGGTTTATATAAAATTGCGATCAAAGGCAGACAGGAACTGCTGAGGGGGATCTACTCGACCCGGTCCCTGCAGATTGATAACAAGATTCCATTCAAAGAGATGACACAGATTCCATTTTTCTATGATTCGGATTGGCAGATGAACGTCCTAGGCAGCGAAGAAGAGCCGTATCTATTTTACTTAACCAAAGGAAAACATGACCTGCAGCTTGAGGTCAGTCTGGGAGCGATTGCGCCTCTGATCCGTCAGGTTGAAGCCAGTGTGCTTGAGATTAATGCGATGTATCGAAAAATTCTGATGATCACAGGTAATGTACCCGACCCGTATCGTGATTATCAATTAGAGAAGCAGATTCCAGATATGGTGGATGTGTTTCACGAGCAGAGTGATATTCTGAATGCTGTATCTGAAGAATTGATTCGTCTAACAGGTGAAAAAAGTGATAAAACCGCGATTTTGAATAAAACCGCTTATCAGCTGGCCGATCTCGCTAACAAGCCGGAAACCGTTCAGAAACGGTTGTCCCAGTTCAAAATCAACGTCGGCAGCGTCGGTTCCTGGCTTCTGGAAGTTCGGGAGCAGCCGCTGGAGATTGACTATCTGCTCTTGGCTTCCCCTGATGAAAAGCTGCCAAAAGCAAATGATTCGGCGTTCAGGAAAGCAGGACATGAGGTGTCGTCTTTCTTCCATTCCTTCTTCGAGGATTACGATACGATTGGCAGCACAGCAGATGAGGATAAATCCGTTACCGTCTGGATTGGTACAGGTCGCGACCAGGCGCAGGTATTAAAAGCGATGATTGATGACACATTTACCCCGCTAACGGGCATAAGTGTAAATCTCAAACTGGTCAATGCGGACGTGCTGCTTCGTGCTTCGCTTGCGGGAGAAGGCCCGGATGTGGCGATGCAGGTAGGCAATGATGTGCCGGTTAACTTCGGGATGCGTCATGCGGCAGAAGATTTGTCCACCTATCCGGGGTATCACGAGTTGATTAAACAGTTCAGAGATAGTGCCATGGTACCTTATCAATTTGAAGACCAAGTATTCGCGCTGCCGGAACAGCAAATCTTCAACATGTTATTTTACCGAAAAGATATTCTGGAGCAGCTTGATCTGGAGCCCCCGCAGACGTGGGAAGACGTGTACGCCATGATTCCGGTGCTGCAGAAGCACAACATGGAAATGGCACTGCCGCTTGCCCAAACGACAGGGGTACCGGTGCTTGAAGTGAACCGGGCATACGCAATGCTGCTCTATCAGATGGGCGGTTCATTCTATTTAGACCAGGGTGCCCGAAGTGGTATGGATACCGAAACGGGACTGGAGGCGTTCAAAGAGTGGACGAATTTTTATACGAGTTATAAGCTTCCGCTCACCTTTGATTTCCCGATGCGTTTTAGAACAGGTGAAATGCCAGTAGGCATTATGGATTATACCTTCTACAACTATTTGTCCGTATCTGCTCCAGAGATCAAGGGGCTGTGGGAGTTCATCCCGGTTCCAGGCATCAAGCAGCAGGATGGAAGCATCAAACGCGATGTGGCGAGCGGCGGCACGGCGACGGTCATGCTGAAACAATCCAAGCATAAGGATGCGGCATGGGAATTCATGAAATGGTGGGTCAGCAAGGATGCGCAGGTTCGATTCGGACGGGAAATGGAAGGTCTGATGGGAGCTGCTGCGCGCTATCCGACGGCCAACATTGAAGCACTGCAGGAGTTACCTTGGCCAATTCGCGATTACCGCAGTCTGGAAGAACAGTGGGATTGGGTACAGGGTGTTCCGGAGGTTCCTGGAGGTTACTTTACAGGTCGCCATCTGGACAATGCACTGCGTGAAGTCGTGAATAACGGTACCAATTCGACCGATGCAATCTACGATTACGTGCAGGAAATCAACTATGAAATTCAGCAGAAACGAAAAGAGTTTAAATTGGACGGAATGCGCTAG
- a CDS encoding extracellular solute-binding protein: protein MISNQMMMFVLFAALITILSACSGSDKPAEPTAKPAETETSTTPAKEEEKEEAAPAPDLNGRVIRISHWWDATPKGDAESDELARERIKMVEEKYNVKIKYLNTEYWSTSEKLSSSVLANEPFAEIVRIPDGFIWGLMQGGFLTPLDDYLKDTRVEKDVIDSMRFGGDKVYGLESWYTPNESGMFYNKRIFKEAGLKDPQQLMDEDNWNWNTMLDAAKKLTVDRNGDGKMDQYGLAGAHYVLSEMLIASNGAKLYDEQTGKVTFNSPEAMEALNFLHSLYNEHKVIKANGGNDWEDPAKYFGEGTIAMYPGGLWEIEGRIVDKMKDEWGYVYMPKGPQAKTYHEPFGQTAAYVIPKGVKDADVIVKIWEDLQDFDNWQDNRRLSLENILPDETSIANAMNDDGKVQRLYGGRFGGLGIKEQLDSVTEKFVKGEITPSTGVAQVIAPAQAAVKKVLSGEQDKKK, encoded by the coding sequence ATGATTTCTAACCAAATGATGATGTTTGTTTTATTTGCCGCATTGATCACGATTTTGTCTGCATGCAGCGGTTCTGACAAGCCAGCCGAGCCAACTGCCAAACCAGCTGAAACGGAAACGAGCACAACGCCAGCGAAAGAGGAAGAAAAGGAAGAGGCTGCGCCAGCACCTGATTTAAATGGACGGGTCATTCGAATATCTCACTGGTGGGATGCCACACCAAAAGGGGATGCGGAGTCCGATGAACTTGCGCGTGAGCGGATTAAAATGGTGGAAGAAAAGTATAACGTGAAGATCAAGTATTTGAACACCGAATACTGGTCTACTTCTGAAAAGCTGTCTTCCTCGGTACTGGCTAACGAGCCTTTTGCAGAAATAGTCCGTATTCCCGATGGTTTCATCTGGGGACTTATGCAGGGCGGATTCCTGACACCTCTGGATGATTATCTCAAAGACACCCGGGTGGAGAAGGATGTTATTGATTCCATGCGCTTTGGAGGCGATAAGGTATATGGCCTGGAGAGCTGGTATACCCCGAATGAGAGCGGCATGTTCTATAACAAACGGATTTTTAAAGAAGCAGGTTTGAAAGACCCGCAGCAGTTGATGGATGAAGATAACTGGAACTGGAATACGATGCTGGATGCCGCCAAAAAGCTAACCGTTGACCGCAACGGGGACGGCAAAATGGATCAGTACGGTTTGGCGGGAGCACATTATGTCCTTTCAGAGATGCTGATCGCAAGCAACGGCGCTAAATTATACGATGAACAGACAGGTAAAGTGACGTTTAATTCACCCGAAGCGATGGAAGCGCTTAACTTCCTGCACAGTCTGTATAACGAGCATAAAGTGATCAAAGCCAATGGAGGTAACGACTGGGAAGATCCGGCCAAATATTTCGGAGAAGGTACCATTGCGATGTATCCAGGCGGGCTCTGGGAGATTGAAGGACGGATTGTCGATAAGATGAAGGACGAGTGGGGTTATGTCTACATGCCGAAAGGTCCGCAGGCGAAAACCTATCATGAACCATTTGGTCAGACGGCAGCTTATGTGATTCCCAAGGGTGTGAAAGATGCGGATGTCATCGTGAAGATCTGGGAGGATCTCCAGGACTTTGATAACTGGCAGGATAACCGCAGACTATCCCTTGAAAATATTTTGCCGGATGAGACTTCGATTGCGAATGCGATGAACGATGATGGGAAAGTGCAGCGCTTGTATGGCGGACGTTTCGGTGGTCTGGGCATCAAGGAGCAGCTGGACAGTGTAACTGAGAAGTTTGTTAAAGGCGAAATTACACCTTCGACAGGTGTTGCACAAGTCATTGCCCCTGCGCAGGCTGCAGTGAAAAAAGTGCTGAGCGGAGAGCAGGACAAGAAAAAATAA